In a single window of the Arachis hypogaea cultivar Tifrunner chromosome 6, arahy.Tifrunner.gnm2.J5K5, whole genome shotgun sequence genome:
- the LOC112805564 gene encoding myb family transcription factor PHL8-like isoform X2, with protein MNNSKGPCSSREESIGTQNEMTESMQIAEALQMQMEVQKKLYEQIERHLQLKIEAQGKYLQSVLHKAQETLAGMINNGSPGSPSILELTETRGGFSWSCGQRKQNRGTMCSLEI; from the exons ATGAATAACAGTAAAGGTCCTTGTAGCAGCAGGGAAGAAAGTATTGGAACACAGAATGAGATGACTGa AAGCATGCAAATTGCTGAGGCTCTCCAAATGCAAATGGAAGTGCAGAAGAAACTTTATGAGCAAATTGAG AGACATTTGCAGCTTAAGATTGAAGCACAAGGGAAGTACTTGCAATCAGTACTACACAAGGCACAAGAAACACTTGCAGGAATGATCAACAATGGCAGCCCGGGATCTCCTTCGATTTTGGAACTGACAGAAACAAGAGGAGGGTTCAGTTGGAGCTGTGGGCAGAGGAAACAGAACAGAGGAACCATGTGTTCACTTGAAATTTAA
- the LOC112805564 gene encoding myb family transcription factor PHL8-like isoform X1, translating into MNNSKGPCSSREESIGTQNEMTESMQIAEALQMQMEVQKKLYEQIEVQRHLQLKIEAQGKYLQSVLHKAQETLAGMINNGSPGSPSILELTETRGGFSWSCGQRKQNRGTMCSLEI; encoded by the exons ATGAATAACAGTAAAGGTCCTTGTAGCAGCAGGGAAGAAAGTATTGGAACACAGAATGAGATGACTGa AAGCATGCAAATTGCTGAGGCTCTCCAAATGCAAATGGAAGTGCAGAAGAAACTTTATGAGCAAATTGAG GTGCAGAGACATTTGCAGCTTAAGATTGAAGCACAAGGGAAGTACTTGCAATCAGTACTACACAAGGCACAAGAAACACTTGCAGGAATGATCAACAATGGCAGCCCGGGATCTCCTTCGATTTTGGAACTGACAGAAACAAGAGGAGGGTTCAGTTGGAGCTGTGGGCAGAGGAAACAGAACAGAGGAACCATGTGTTCACTTGAAATTTAA